In Saccharothrix violaceirubra, the following are encoded in one genomic region:
- a CDS encoding ABC transporter ATP-binding protein: MSTQQPPIVVRDLGRSFRSDGGRRALAGVDLTVDRGEVHGLLGPNGAGKTTLCRVLSTVLLPTSGYALVDGHDVVTQTAAVRRLIGVVFGGERGLYARLTARQNLRFWAALYRVPRTRVDPLLDRVGLTERADERVQTYSRGMKQRLHLARGLIADPSVLILDEPTTGMDPVAAREFRVLVERLRAERRTVLLTTHDMAEAEALCDRVSILDGGRLIATEQPAAIGRWISRYEQVEAQAVPAAVAAGLEHLPGVAAVRSPRPGTVLVETSEEGAVAVVLRYLLDAGVSTVATTPPSLEQVYLRVIGDRGLRV, translated from the coding sequence ATGAGCACCCAGCAGCCACCGATCGTGGTCCGGGATCTGGGCCGGAGCTTCCGTTCCGACGGCGGGCGGCGCGCGCTCGCCGGTGTGGACCTCACGGTGGACCGCGGCGAGGTGCACGGCCTGCTCGGGCCGAACGGTGCCGGCAAGACCACGCTGTGCCGCGTCCTGTCCACCGTGCTGCTGCCCACTTCGGGGTACGCGCTGGTCGACGGCCACGACGTCGTCACGCAGACCGCGGCGGTGCGGCGGCTCATCGGGGTGGTGTTCGGCGGCGAGCGCGGCCTGTACGCGCGCCTGACGGCCCGGCAGAACCTGAGGTTCTGGGCCGCGCTGTACCGGGTTCCGCGCACAAGGGTCGACCCGCTGCTCGACCGGGTCGGCCTGACCGAGCGGGCCGACGAGCGGGTGCAGACCTACTCCCGGGGCATGAAGCAGCGGCTGCACCTGGCCCGAGGGTTGATCGCAGACCCGTCCGTGCTGATCCTCGACGAGCCGACCACCGGCATGGACCCCGTGGCGGCCAGGGAGTTCCGGGTGCTGGTGGAGCGGTTGCGTGCGGAGCGGCGGACCGTGCTGCTGACCACGCACGACATGGCCGAGGCCGAGGCGCTGTGCGACCGGGTGTCCATTCTGGACGGTGGACGCCTGATCGCGACCGAACAGCCGGCCGCGATCGGGCGGTGGATCTCGCGCTACGAGCAGGTGGAGGCGCAGGCGGTGCCGGCGGCGGTGGCCGCCGGACTGGAACACCTGCCCGGCGTCGCCGCGGTGCGGTCGCCACGGCCGGGGACCGTGCTGGTGGAGACCTCCGAGGAGGGCGCGGTGGCGGTGGTGCTGCGGTACCTGCTGGACGCCGGCGTGTCCACCGTCGCCACCACGCCCCCGTCGTTGGAGCAGGTGTACCTGCGGGTGATCGGCGACCGCGGGCTGAGGGTGTGA